The window AAAATCATTTACTCACCTAAACTTTACGGGTGTCCAGTACCATCCTATTCTTATTCAAAGTGAAATTAGTACCCCCTTCAAAGGTGAGGTGGCAGAGAAACTAATTTCACCTTACTTAAAGCGCGCGGAAGGCTGAGAAACTGTAAAAAGCTACTTAACTTTTACAGATGATAATTTTCCATTAGTTGTTACATTTAATTACACTTAATTAGTTGTATTTGATGTAATACTAaccctttttattttcattttcctgttttcttttcttctccttcctctttccttttcttctctctctttcctCCATTATCACAAGAGAGCAGCACCATACAAGCATAATCGTAACAGAACAAAAATTAAAGACTGATAGCTCTTTCTACACCTATTTTATCATCTCCTCCACCCTCAAATTGTTCTTCACAGCTTGGCCGGAGCAAACAACTAAGGTGAAAACGAAAACCCAACACTTTATTGAATCTTTCTTAGCTTCCTCTTGCTTTGCGGTTGTGCTCTATACATTAACTttactttatatatttatttttcgaCCAAGATGGAAGAAGAAAATTGACGAGAAAACCCCAAAAAAAGAGATCATTTTCTTGTCAATATAGTCAGCTAGTTTCTCTTGCAAAGGTTCCATCAAAAAAACTTTTTCTGAAAAAGTCACTTCTTTAGTTGTAATTTGATTGCCCATGGAGATCCAACAAATGTGACTGAAATTTCTTAGGCAAGCTGGAAAATTTGATAAATATATTTGGAATATTTTTAAGGAGAGAAAGAAAGGTTCGGTTGGGGGAGGGGGACGATTATTCCggtcaaagaaagaaaaaaatgaaaaaacttgCGAAAATGCCACGTCTCAGCGTGTGTAAACACTACTTGGGTAGAATTTGGTTGTGACATTTTAGGGGTTAAATAAATTCATCTTGGATAAGAATAGGGTGGTAATAGGACACCCGTAAAATTTAGATATGTAAATGATTTTTCAGGACAAGTTGAATGGGGTCTTTATGTATTTTCTCTTAATGTATTTGGACAACTGCTGTTGAAGAATTAGTACTATTCCAATTGTGGCCTCCAGACAGAACGCAGAAATGGGTAGTATACTATATGTgaattcttttctcttttttgcttaactccaatgaattgtttctcttttttgcttaactctatATTGAGTTATTTTATCAGGTAAACCGATAATGATCGATAATCGATtaaccgatatcttatcggttcggttatcgggtTATCAAATTTGTAAATCGATaaccgataatattcataacTAAACTGAACCGACTGATGCCCACCCCTACCTAGTCCCATATATAATAGGAGTAGGTTATGTGTTATGTATACTTTAAATAGGGCTCATTGTAACATAGAATATCAATAATAGATTTTTCTCAAGCATTCGCACATGGTATATAATTATCGTTGTGCGTCATTCCAATGACATCCGGGAAGAAATCCGTCGTCACCGTGTAATTTTCCGGTGACTTGAGCAGCTGTTCACGTCAATCTGAGTTTCAGTGGGGTTTGTGCAAATCCAACACCACCACAAGGTTCTCCTGTCACCGGCGACCAAACCCAGTGAAGTTCTCCGGTAGAAAACTTCACACGCACTATCACGCGCCTTCGGCAGTTAGGGTTTCGGCGCGTGAGGTAATTTTCCGGCATCTTTCAAGTCTGATTTTTCTACTGGGCTGGTTGCCTGCCTCTTCCGACTCGACCCATCGAGATTTTGTGGTTTCTCAGTTACCGAAAAAGTGTTTTCCGGCAAGAGTAGTGGTTTTTCAGCGAAAGCAGTGGTCTGTCACTGTTTAGGTCACTTTTCCGGCCACCTTATTCACATAACTATTCTAACACTATAAAAATCAAGATTCTTATGTCTAATTAATTaactagaaaattaaaaaaagtaaattaacaactagagatactaaggcctcatttgtttttttaagattaagacgcctgaatctgaatacacatctgaacaTCAAGgtgtgtattaagattaaaacaTCTGAATTTGATTACATATCTGAATATAttagatgtgtattaagatttgaATACTAAaaattaagactgtttgatttttaacatctgaatgtataaaaaatattttatttgaaaattaataaacataaaattcaaatgaatattaactaatctaatattctatcaataaatatatagttttttaaaatatgatagctGTTGGTGGTGATGATTAACGGGTGAATGCCGACTAGAGACGGTGGTTGGTAGTagttttggttgatgatggtagttcatgctagtagctagtagtgattgGTAGTGGTGGCGATTATGATTGATGATGGTGGTGACAAGTGGTGACaagtggtgatagttaataatggcaGGTGGTGGTAGTAATTGTGAATGAGGAAGGTAATGGGTTGGCAGGTTATAATGATGGGCGGTGCCGGCtgtggttgttgatggtgataggatggttagttgtggtagttgaggtggatgagtgttgattgtggGTGAGAATGATGGTGGTCAGAGTGGTGGGATGGTGGGTGGTGATGGTCAATAATggtggcggctatgattgaggatgatagtggcgtgttgatggtggtggcatggtggtagttgataatggtaggtggcggcggcagttaataatgaatatatgatatcatcttaatgaaattaagtctttgttatagatcttaatcatacagacctattcagacccattaagtggttgtgaagtaaaaaaaacaaacacacttaatgattaagatatgaataattaagattcagactttaaaaacaaacgcacttaatgtctgagatctgaatgattaagattcagacctctattaagtgcaaacaaatgaggcctaagtgttggagacaagattaagaaGGTCTAGAGTTATTGTTTCCCCAATTGATCTCCttgtgtgttcttgcctccttaggccGAATCCCCCTCCTTAGGTCGAAGCTCTTAGGCCGAATTCCCCCTTCTTAGGACGAATCCCCCCCCTTCCCCTTCAAAAGTGAGTTTAAagactatttatatgggatagggtTAGCATGGGGCGAAATAATACAAGCCAACTTTTGAATAGACTATTCAGGTTAGCTCGTTCACTCTCTCGTGCGCACGCGAGAGTGAATGAGCaaagttcttctctttttttttttccttctaggTCTCTCGTGCACTTCCATGCCTTTTTGCCATAATCCGCTGTTTTTTTTTCAAGCTCTCCTTAGCTAGCTCGTTCACTTTCTCGTGTGCATGCAAGAGTGAACGAGCGAAGTACTTCTCTTGTCTTTTGGTCCCAAATAACTTCTTTGGCTCATCTTTAATCCAACTTGCTCCTACATATAAGAATGCACGTAATTAGCATAATTAACTACAAAAACTCGTGTAATCTCCCACGTTCACACAAGTTATGAGATGAAAGTACAccaaaaaaatatgcatttttagccttttatcaacaccccacacttaaactcttgctcgtcctcgagcaactttCAAAATTAAGCACAATGGCAAGAAACACATTTCAACAAAAATTACTCAAGCATCACATCAATGATAATGGTTTATACCAACACTTAGAACTCAACATAAGAACTATTgacatctttcttcaaaatttgaCCCATGCCCagactatttaaaatatttgtgcgACTTCTTCTAACATCCTAACCTCAAAAGATGACTCCAGTACATTTCCTACTCTGACTCACTTCTTGTGTGAACTCAAAATGCCTGAACTTTACTAGTAATTTACACAAATGAAGGAGTTCTTCTAATTTACGAAGAGTTTTCCTTCCTTTCAGAAACTTTCCTATTTCTCTTCGTCTATATTGTCCACATAagtccttatcaaaaaaaaaaatattgtccacaTAAGTACAAACGGTATACATCCCATGCTATGCTCGTCGTCTTTTTTCTTCCGAAGGCCTAATTAAGGAGCATGTTTTTAATCATAACACACGCAACCCATTGTACTCCGGAGAAATTCAAATAGGCTCCCCCACAATTGGTGAACCTTGTAGTGCAAAATAAGATGGTCCACATCTTCCCTCAAGTTCTTGCACATGTCGGAACAATCTACATGTGTTACTTCCCTGCTTCTAAGGTTCTCGAGAGTAAGGATGGCCCCTCTTGCTCCTAGCCAAGTGAAAAAGCAAAGTCTTCTTGTTgttctatgcttcttttcttaTCTTCCAGCATCCTCTATGGTAGAAAGATTCAACCGAGAAGAGTCCAACTTTCCCATCCCAATTCCCTATGTCACTTGTTACATTGtgagaagaaaatattgacaCATGTATAGTAAACTCTTAATAGTTTTGAGTTAATCGTCTCCAAACAATCTCTAAAACGATGGCCTAGCGGCTAGGAGCTTGAATAACGTCTTTGGGAACCGGTACTTGGAAGTAGCAGATGTCCAATCAATTAGTCGAAGCGTACGCAAGCTGGTGTGGATACCACAGCGATATACATTTCATCAGGAGGAGAAAAATATCCTTTATGAATAATAGATTTCCAAAAGCAATTTTATTCCAGCTACCAAAGTTGATATTTCTAATActtaatattaaaatattttggaaatatttttggagtgtaattgtCATAATTGAAGGTGATTGATACGTAATTGTCATAATTCGATTTGTGGAAGAAGCCACTAATGCTCATGTCAGGATAAGTTGCCTACGTCAATCCCTTGGGGTCCTGCCTCTCTCGGACCCTGCATGAACGGATGCTTTGTGCATCAGGCTGCCCTATTGATGAATACAACTTTTCTTATTCCATTCCTCAATAACACAAAAGTTAATATTTAATCTCTTGTGCTTTCAAAAACAAATATTGAAGAACTGATCTTGTCAATCCTTCTTAGTTACAGCACCAAAAATCAAACTAGGAAAATACATCAGTATGGGGAAGAGAAAAAGTTTACTTGAGAATTGATTATGAATCTATTCCATTCTAAATGCACAAAGCTTAACTTGGAGATTATGGTTGTGTTGATGATAGCATATGAAAAGCTCTTGTTGATTTTGAGTGATGAGGAAACCAAGATTGAGAAAGACTTGAGACAACCCCTCTATAACTTTTAGTGACTAGCTGCAGATGATTTTACAACAAATTGGTCAATGTTTTATAGTTCAAATCATATTCTCTAAGAATGTTAGCATGCAAGCTTCAATAATAATTTGCATATTCAGACTCAAAGAGTTAATGTGACATTTCCTCTACACCTACTGATGCAATATCTTGGCAAATTaatttcttaaacttcgtgcagTGTCAAATTGATCAAGCAAGATGAAACTGAGATTTTTGTTAATCAACTTGTGGCACAAATAGAAACTGAGATACTTGCTTTTCAACAATATATTTAACAAAAGCACCACTATTCCTTATATAGCTTCTTTTGCTACTTCATTGTGAAATTTTTTGCTAACTGTCTTGGCACAATTGGAAAGAGTTACTTTCTAGGCAGTTTCGGGGGGTCTCACATTTCTCCGTACAGTATTTTTGATGCAGTTGCATGGTATTGGAGAAAATTTACTCGCAGAGAGAGGAAGGAGGAAAACTGTTCTTTGCTAGAGCcagtattttttttattcctttgTGTAGTTAGATTTTCTATTTGTTGCACAAGTCAggaggaaaataaaaatataaaggaaccaaaaagaaaattaaaagtatttGGTGGCTAGCCCTATTTCAGGATGAGCAAGTATGCTTAGTGCTGATTTAATCCTGAAATTAATACTGCATAAGGAATTGTTTTCTCATTATTTGGAGATAAATTACTATACGGAAATTGTTAAGCTCAAAAGTAGacttagattttttatttttttttataaaaaaagacCTTAATATGTAGATACAAGTTTGAATTTCGTCACCTAATCAAAGCCATAATTCTGTATGGTTAGGTCTCTTTAAATCGTACGTGTGTATGCTTAACAATCCTTGATTCTAATATGATAATATACTTGAGTCTAGAGAAAATATAAGGGCTTAAAATAGTACTAATATACTAAGACATGGATTGTTGGAATCACATTTTCTGGAGTGCTGAGTTTGATTTAGAAACAATTTTGCCtctaaattacaaaaatatattagAATAAATCCAATTGCTTTATTTGGCTCCAAATTGCTACTGCACCACTTTTTTGTAATGATGAATTACAATGCTAGAGTATATATGTGGTAACTGCTTCTGAAATAAATGAGTTTGTCTGTAATCTCAAACACATTAGATTgcaatcaaatatttttagtttgaGTACTTATCTTCTGGGCATGTGTTGCCTTTTCATTACATAGAGTTAAATAATTGTGTGAAAAGTAACATCAGTTTTACCATGTTCCAGGATGGCATAAATGCTTAGTTTGCCTGAGAAGTCCAAATTATCACTGTTATTGTTGTGATAGAGCTGTATGCTCTCGGTGCATTGGTCGAGTCGAGTTTGTCCTTCTTAAAGGGAAGTATGGATTCTGCAATAACTGTTTAAAGCTCGCATTGCTCGTGGAAGAAGACGTGAATGTTGATTCTGATGGGGTATGCATGACTATTATGGTTATTCTCAAACTATAATGTTTGGTTCAGTACTAATTAATTACTTACTTTACTATTTTGGAAATGTTTATCTTTACATCTGAAGAAAACTTGTCATGGGAACTTAACTGAACTAGCCCAGGAAATATCTTGAACATGCACCTTACTAGCATGACGCTTTACAGCATTTACATATAATTGTGTGTTATATTCATGATAGTAGGAGATAAATGAAGCCAAATCTCGAAAGCACTTTGAGACGCAACAGGCTCGACAATAGGAAAGTATGAGATGCTTTATGAGTCTCTCTTTAAAATACTATCTATATTCATCTGTGATTATTAAAAAGAAGTAATAGAGATTATATAAGGAAAAAGACAGAAAATCCTGTTCAATTTGGAAGGTGAACTGTATTTTATGGAAGTTTAAAAAGTTACTTGTCTCTTACGAAGTGGCTTCACACTGGTTTAACAGGAGAGGAGCTCGGTAGATAATGTTGTATTTACGGGGCGTAAGTTGGATCATCGTTTTGATGTTTTCTGGATTTTCTTCTTCTAGGGTTCCGAAGTTGAATTTATTCTAGCTACATGTGAGGTGGATATTATGATAATTGATCTTTTTTGTCACAAACTCTATTTAACAGCTAACATTTCCTCGGTTTGAGCATGTAAGATTACGTCTTGTGGATTTATCACTATTATCAGATTGGCAATATTCAGTTAGAGGagtcttcttttatttcttgctATAATCTTCCTCTCTTATTTGCTCTGTTAATCCAGTAGTTGATGGAGTAATCTGTTTCATTTCTCATATGAATGATTGTTGTTTTCCAGGAATGCGTAGACCTCAGAGATCGGGAAACATACGAGGGCCTTTTCAGGGAGTATTACGAGatagtaaaggaaaaagaaggCTTTGACAAAAACAGTGTTCTTGCTGCTAAGGCTCAACTAGACAAGGAAAAAAGTTGCCGAATTAACTCTGATTCTGATAAATGTAGTGATGAAGAGGATGAATTTAGTGAAGAGGATGAGCAATTCGCTTCGGACGATGGAGATTTAAATGACGGAGAACCTTACAAGAAAGGACTTAAAAAGAAGAGATGTACACAGCAAAAAACAAAGATGCAAAGAAGAGTaaagtcaaagaaaaatgaatttgTCGGATGGGGATCAAAAGCTCTAATTGACTTTCTTCAGTTTATTGGCCAAGATACTAGAGAAAAATTATCTCAATATGATGTGACCTCGATCATAAGTAAATATGTAAAAGAACATAACCTTATCCATCCAGTTAAAAAGAAAAGGATCGTTTGTGATGTTTGGTTACAAGCTGTTTTTGGGAAGAAAGAGGTCAACAGACACAGAATATATAGCCTCCTTGACAGCCACTTCATTGAAAATGAGGAGCGATCGAAAAAGGATAAGCTTGATCATGATCTTGAAGACAATGACACAGAAAAGTTGGTGGCTGAGAAAAAGGCTGAACAAAACAAGATGTCCTCAGTTAAGTATTCCACTGCAGCTCAAAGTCCAGCTGAACAAAACAAGATGTTGTCAGTTAAGTATTCAACCGCAGCTAAGAGTCCGTTTGCAGCCTTGATTCCTGAAAATATCAAACTTGTTTACCTGAGGAGGAGCTTGGTGCTGGAGATTATCAAACAGCCTCAGCCAATAGAAGcaaagattataggaagttttgtcCGGATCAAGTTAGATCCACGTGATTACAGGCGGAGTAACTCTCATCAGCTTGTGCAAATTGCAGGTTGTTTTAACTTGACTTCATACTTTGATTTATCTTGAAATAGTTGCCAAACATCCCTCGCGTCTTCCATAAGAAGTTTTTGGATAATTGGACAGTAACTAACCAGAAAGCCTGTTTTTTCGCATTTTAATTGATTATGTTTCCTTCACCTTTTGTTGTTATCATGTCATTGATAATCTGTTCAAGCATCTAAATATAATGTTCCTAATAGCACATGAAATAAAAGTTGAAAGTTGAAACTCGTTTTTCATCTTCCCATGAACCAGATTTCCTTTTGTAAGTCATTTTGCTGAGTTCTTAATGCTGTGAGGACAATATCGTCTTAACACCCTTCTGTATTTTGTTTGGAACAAATAAACCGTATTCGgtcttaaattttattatactTCCTCTGCCCAGAGTCAACCTGTATCTTTCTTTGACTACAAATATGTTAGAATAAGTTTAAATAAGATTTTACCAAAATAAGGGTGATTAGCAGTAATTTCTATCTTACTTTTaaatatgtaaatatttttaaaaaatatttaaaagtcaATGTCTGAATTCACATAGAGAATTAAATGAGTTGACTCCGGATTGGACAACTTTTTTCGCGACGGAGGTTGACGGTTGCTAAACTAAAACATGTTTTCTCCCATCCGGAAGAAGAGTAGAAGACCTAGTTCGACTAACACCAATATTGAGAGAGAAAATTAAATATAGGTTACTAGAATTAAACTTCATAGGATGTGGAGAAATTTGAAGTAAAAAATTGAAATGTGAATAAAGTGGCATAGATCACTGAAAAGATATGACATGATGAAAACTTCATCAAAAGATATGACATGATGAAAATAAGACAAATCAATCTATTAAAGAATATGATTAAATTGGGGAGAGAAAAGAGCAAGCAGGTCAAGTAAATGGGATGGAGAGAGTGAGGCGCACTTCTTTCAAATCTATTACAAGTCTTATATAGAATATTATCTTCCCTTAAGATCTTAATCTTCAGCTTGCttccaaactgatttctttcttGTTCAAGCGAGTTTTCTCAGGGATCAAACGCGGATCAAGCGATGAGTGCAACAGTGAGATTTCTCTTCAAGTTTCAAATATGTCCACAGATGTTTGCTTGACCATGCTTTCTGATGATGAGTTTTCTAAGGTAACCTACTTCTTCTTTTTAGACATCTGTCTATTCGATCACTACCTATAATTTGACATGATTCTGCAGCTACATATACTGCAAATGACTGTGAATATTTTCGTATGCCTGCTCAAAAGTCCACCAAACTTCTGCTCATTTTGAGGAGGCAGATATACACAACCTTTATATGATCATTCTACCAATGCATTCATGAGATACAGAGATTAAATGTTGTTAATCGAAGTCTTGCATGTACAAATACTTGTCACTCTTCTAACTTGGTGTTGGATGTCCAAACTGCTCACAGCTGCCTTGCAAAAAAAGTAGTTACTTTTGGATGTTGATTATTTTCTAGGTTATATATGTTGCTCTTGGCCAAGTGTAAATGAAGCTAGGTGTGCCAAAGCATAATGTTGCTCTTCTAAAAAAATCAtaggttttcttttgttttaagaaGGTGTTGTCATTGGCTGTCTCAGATTTTGGTGTTGTGACATTAAATTAAGATTTCAACCTAGGTCAAGATCCCAATTGGACCCAATGATGGGCATTGGGCAGTGTAGCATGTGGATTAGCTATCCTTTTCTATTTTGAATGGAGGAAAATGACTTTTTGACCCTTTAATTAGGAGTAGTCTGCACTGCAGAAATCATATATTCATACCTTTATTACAATTTTACACGACTCCTAAGATACTTGAACACCTAATATTTCGACTAAAATTTCAAATCACTTTACTTTAATACTTAAGTCTTATGCATATTAACTTGACTGGTTCAATAACTTGGATTAATTTATTGAAAAACTAATTTGGATAAGAAAGTCGAGCCTATGCTTTTACAATAAGTAGTCTAAAGCCATATAAtttgttgaggtttttgttatttaagatgaaatagtcttaaaatgagggtgaatgggaaatagagggaaaaataacccaaaaaattataaaataaaaattcaaaagtgtaagttcttgaaaataaataatattaatcatCTTTAGATTGATCGATAAAGGAAAAAATATTGCCATACAGAAATTCTCAAACATATAATGAAAGCACTAATaagataaaattttaaaataaaagattAATGTAAAAATATAAATTGAAACACCACATACATTTGACCCCGATTTTGATCAACTCATAGATTCTTCCTTCGCGTCTCAAAAAAATGCTATAATTGACTTGAATACAAAGAGATATTGTCCATCACAAATTTATCAAATTTTTAAATGGACAGAAATCTAGTTGAATTTAAAGTTCTCTATAAATTAAAATCTAAATATATAagataatattaattatttttcttgcctAATATTATAATGAGCTTTTCAAATGTATTTTCTAATTAATTTTGACGAATGAACTATTATCATCATTCATAAAATGGCTCTAACTTTGATTTATCTTTGAGCTTTCCACCTATCTCTAAACCAAACCTTAAAGAAAATATGATATCTCACTATTCAAATTTCTATCCTTTGACCGAACTAATCTTACTATAGCATCTTTTTTCTCTAACTATTAAATTTCTCCTCAAGTATTCTATTATATCAAAGTTCCAAAAGGATgttctttttttccttcaaaGAATGAAAATTCTCCTTTGAGTTTGTGGTTATTACCTAATATTACAATGAGTTTTAAAATATTAGCTTTAGTGATAGTAACATTTAAAAAGAGATTAAAATATCATATATAGTTACAAAGTAAAAGGAACAGAGTCTGAGAGCCTAAAATATCCTTGAATATAGAAGGAGTACCGACTAATATTATTGATTTTAATAACTATTAGTTCTTATTTATTCTTTGTGGACATTGCCGTTTTTGGTTTCTTGTTCATCATTATATCCCAactcatttctctcatttgaaTTAACAATTAGTAATTTTAATTGAATTTATCATTTGGATGAGAAGACAATATACCTTAATATTCTTGATCATTATttaatattaaaacaaaattgttaAAACGGGTAAAATGTAGTTCGTTCATTTTCAATATTCATGATTGTTATTAGATCTTgataaataaaaaactaaaattaaatttttggtttttctctttGAACATGAATTAGATTAAAGAGTTATGGTTATTTTACgcaattcaaataagaaaataatttatttaagttaaaatcttttttctttaacttctaaatattaggagttcCTATTATATCAAAAAATTAGTTAATGTTGAAGTTCTGAATATTAAAAAATGATTAAGTGACGTTTGTATTTAATGTATAATATGATGTATGTGTTTTCCATCATTAATGATTAAAAggtttatattaaaaaaaatagtttctaaGTCACCTTAGACATTTGTGTTAATGTCAAAAAATTAGAGTTACCACTACTCACATGGTCCAAAAAGAAGGCAacaaaaaattgaattttaaaaacaTGCTTCATGATTCTTAAGTGTTTAATTCTACTAAAAAAAAACGAACACAAACTTTGAAGAAAAGCTTTCATTACAATTCCTAACATGTCAAGAATCGTGAATAGTTACACAAGTTGAATAAGGAAaagatttataaaaataaacttaCTCAAGTTTAAATTCCTACATATTAGGAGTTTTTACATAGTCCAAATaagtaagaatttaataaataaaatttagttgattttaaagtcctatattgtattaggaaaataattaaaatacacaattacaattttgtccaatgtgacatcaatttttaaagggtaa of the Nicotiana tabacum cultivar K326 chromosome 7, ASM71507v2, whole genome shotgun sequence genome contains:
- the LOC107811222 gene encoding zinc finger CCCH domain-containing protein 19-like, which codes for MKKKRGRPKKLKKEEIAEDWCFECKDGGELMICDYGQCLKAYHPECVGIADSFLTSDKRWICGWHKCLVCLRSPNYHCYCCDRAVCSRCIGRVEFVLLKGKYGFCNNCLKLALLVEEDVNVDSDGECVDLRDRETYEGLFREYYEIVKEKEGFDKNSVLAAKAQLDKEKSCRINSDSDKCSDEEDEFSEEDEQFASDDGDLNDGEPYKKGLKKKRCTQQKTKMQRRVKSKKNEFVGWGSKALIDFLQFIGQDTREKLSQYDVTSIISKYVKEHNLIHPVKKKRIVCDVWLQAVFGKKEVNRHRIYSLLDSHFIENEERSKKDKLDHDLEDNDTEKLVAEKKAEQNKMSSVKYSTAAQSPAEQNKMLSVKYSTAAKSPFAALIPENIKLVYLRRSLVLEIIKQPQPIEAKIIGSFVRIKLDPRDYRRSNSHQLVQIAGIKRGSSDECNSEISLQVSNMSTDVCLTMLSDDEFSKEECDDLREKVKKGLLKKPTIVELEQKAKILHEDITKHRIARELDLLKKLIDRANEKGWRYELFQHLGRKKLLQQPSYLPSVLQNIPGVIPEEVELEALAKDESDGNQMKQCSDKTTSPKQNIPGVIPEEVELEALDKDKKDCSQLQQCSDEMIKVVIFKEEDGAARQPSPSKLQ